One genomic window of Gossypium hirsutum isolate 1008001.06 chromosome D11, Gossypium_hirsutum_v2.1, whole genome shotgun sequence includes the following:
- the LOC107935664 gene encoding BES1/BZR1 homolog protein 4: MTSGTRMPTWKERENNKRRERRRRAIAAKIFAGLRMYGNYKLPKHCDNNEVLKALCNEAGWTVEPDGTTYRKGCKPLERMDIVGGSATASPSSSYHPSPMSSSFPSSASSSYVVNSNGDGSSLIPWLKNLSSASSSPMSSKLPHIYIHSGSISAPVTPPLSSPTARTPRTNTDWEDLTARPGWSAQQHSFLPSSTPPSPGRQIVPDPEWFAGLRIPLSGPTSPTFSLVSSNPFGFKEEVLAGGGSRMWTPGQSGTCSPAIAAGSDHTADVPMSEVISDEFAFGSNATGLVKPWEGERIHEDCGSDDLELTLGSSRTR; encoded by the exons ATGACGTCGGGGACGAGGATGCCGACATGGAAAGAGAGAGAGAACAACAAGCGGAGAGAACGGCGGAGGAGAGCTATTGCTGCGAAGATCTTCGCTGGACTTCGGATGTACGGTAACTACAAGCTTCCAAAACACTGCGATAACAATGAAGTTCTCAAAGCTCTTTGTAATGAGGCTGGTTGGACTGTTGAACCCGATGGCACTACTTATCGTAAG GGTTGTAAGCCTTTGGAGCGCATGGATATAGTAGGTGGATCAGCAACAGCGAGCCCCAGTTCATCTTACCACCCAAGCCCCATGTCATCTTCCTTTCCAAGTTCAGCTTCCTCTTCGTATGTGGTTAATTCCAACGGTGATGGGAGTTCTCTTATCCCATGGCTCAAAAATCTCTCATCTGCTTCCTCATCACCGATGTCTTCAAAGCTTCCTCATATCTACATTCATAGTGGTTCCATCAGTGCTCCTGTCACCCCTCCATTGAGCTCACCAACTGCGCGAACTCCACGAACCAATACTGATTGGGAGGACCTGACTGCCCGTCCAGGTTGGAGTGCACAACAACACTCTTTCCTGCCCTCTTCAACTCCACCTAGCCCTGGTCGTCAGATCGTTCCTGACCCAGAGTGGTTTGCTGGGCTCCGTATCCCTCTCAGTGGGCCAACTTCTCCCACATTCAGCCTTGTCTCCTCAAATCCCTTTGGATTCAAAGAGGAAGTTTTAGCTGGTGGAGGATCCCGTATGTGGACTCCAGGGCAAAGCGGAACATGCTCTCCTGCAATAGCTGCAGGATCAGATCATACGGCTGATGTTCCAATGTCTGAAGTTATATCAGACGAGTTCGCATTTGGAAGCAATGCAACAGGACTCGTGAAACCGTGGGAAGGAGAGAGGATTCATGAAGATTGCGGATCGGATGACCTAGAACTCACCCTTGGCAGTTCCAGGACTAGGTGA